A part of Salmo trutta chromosome 15, fSalTru1.1, whole genome shotgun sequence genomic DNA contains:
- the LOC115148658 gene encoding HMG box transcription factor BBX isoform X1 — protein sequence MKGGGRGKEPPVEVEVSGKRPKRKCLQWHPLLSKKALDFSEEEEEEDEEELEKPLLVRESRGPEVACGGPMEVEEDSSEQRARRPMNAFLLFCKRHRSLVRQEHPRLDNRGATKILADWWAVLEPKEKQKYTDMAKEYKDAFMKANPGYKWCPTTNKPVKSPCHTVSNARKKVWSFPSNSPKGCATAKKVPKTDSTPQLNFAMADPTKMGGLSMLLLAGEHALTAREISSSSSKSGATDVTKHPENSSLFQLAEISSSTLQPSLTDTAGEGKPLSRGDQAETWSGTSQQGKSDVPKINVKSPLFQLAEQISSDSSQSTAPEGKQCSQSALFQLAEMCLASEAGKMEAQDDTCAPHIKTETVVKEDTGGNIPDFPLSSLPSSSASSSASSSSTPTNASPPPLSGQAASVKKKKKKKEATAREPPKAVDKDKIPRPGSPKKTLKKRPSSESELESLLYTIEAVAKGAWGDAEEDIPKKKASTAVVSIPREPSSPKKKSKAKRLLKAKEEAEMDEDKEDGRCKELPSTVEAVANLASPKTEAEEGSIGSTPDPLGSTEKHTAPPSPPHIKHKVEEKQREAEANAEGCGSRKSERSCKGALYKTLVSEGMLTSLRANVDRGKRGSFRSGSDEGGWTDETWAFSQMGPTNPKKLKKSKSKDETAPGLGKLEEEFEKKFNSLPQYSPLTFDKKSTTVTKKKKTDVSSAPEEQPPKPAKGPSPSQKKTLFHKIVSKYKQKKEKPNTVDKDIAMHSDSPMSDSAAKAKQTPAPCATATLSPEAMGTSASMPVGSQKRKARKSKITHLVRSADGRVSPAEEDKVRDLTPEQDDKPLPRETLCNETGCYSAPKQEEADRSSAPEVLPAFFSLSALAEVAAMENIHRGQRVIGDSQKEMAQTPVLISCADQ from the exons ATGAAAGGTGGAGGAAGGGGTAAGGAGCCTcctgtggaggtggaggtgagcGGCAAGCGGCCCAAGCGCAAGTGTCTACAATGGCACCCGCTACTCTCCAAGAAGGCCCTGGACTTCtcggaggaagaagaggaggaggacgaagaagaacTGGAGAAG CCATTGCTGGTCAGGGAGAGCCGAGGGCCGGAGGTGGCATGCGGGGGGcccatggaggtggaggaggactCTTCAGAGCAGCGGGCCCGCCGGCCCATGAACGCCTTCCTGCTTTTCTGCAAGCGCCACCGTTCACTGGTGAGGCAGGAGCACCCTCGGCTGGACAACCGCGGTGCCACCAAGATCCTGGCTGACTGGTGGGCTGTGCTAGAGCCCAAAGAGAAACAGAAGTACACAGACATGGCCAAGGAG TATAAGGATGCCTTCATGAAGGCTAACCCAGGCTACAAGTGGTGCCCCACCACCAACAAGCCAGTCAAGAGCCCCTGCCACACTGTCAGCAACGCACGCAAAAAAGTGTGGTCTTTCCCTTCCAACTCCCCTAAGGGCTGTGCCACTGCCAAGAAAGTGCCCAAGACTGACAGCACACCACAGCTTAATTTCGCCATGGCAG ATCCCACAAAGATGGGTGGCCTAAGCATGCTACTGTTGGCTGGGGAGCATGCCCTTACTGCCAGAGAG ATTTCCTCCAGTTCTTCAAAGTCTGGAGCCACAGATGTCACTAAGCACCCTGAGAACTCCTCCCTATTCCAACTTGCTGAG ATCTCCTCCAGCACGCTTCAGCCCAGTTTAACAGACACAGCTGGCGAGGGGAAGCCCTTGAGTCGGGGGGACCAGGCAGAA ACGTGGTCTGGCACCTCACAGCAGGGAAAGTCTGACGTACCCAAGATCAACGTCAAGTCCCCTCTTTTTCAACTGGCAGAG CAGATCTCCTCTGATTCAAGCCAGTCGACTGCACCGGAGGGAAAGCAGTGTAGCCAGTCAGCTCTCTTCCAGCTCGctgag ATGTGCTTGGCCTCTGAGGCAGGGAAGATGGAGGCACAGGACGATACCTGTGCCCCACACATCAAAACTGAGACGGTGGTCAAGGAGGACACTGGGGGCAACATCCCCGattttcctctttcctctctcccgtCTTCCTCCGCTTCTTCCTCCGCTTCTTCCTCCTCCACGCCCACCAACGCCAGTCCCCCACCGCTCAGCGGCCAAGCGGCCAGCgtcaaaaagaagaagaagaagaaagaagcTACTGCCAGGGAGCCACCCAAAGCGGTGGACAAAGACAAGATCCCTCGTCCGGGTTCGCCCAAAAAGACCCTCAAAAAGCGACCATCGTCTGAGTCTGAGTTGGAGAGCCTCCTCTACACTATCGAGGCCGTGGCTAAAGGGGCCTGGGGCGACGCCGAGGAGGATATACCCAAGAAGAAGGCCAGCACCGCCGTCGTTTCCATTCCGAGAGAGCCCAGCTCACCCAAAAAGAAGTCCAAAGCCAAGAGGCTCCTGAAGGCTAAGGAAGAGGCCGAGATGGATGAGGACAAAGAGGATGGAAGGTGCAAAGAGCTGCCATCGACAGTGGAGGCGGTAGCGAATCTAGCAAGCCCCAAGACAGAGGCTGAGGAGGGCAGCATCGGCAGCACCCCGGACCCCCTGGGCAGCACGGAGAAGCACACCGCCCCTCCCAGCCCCCCGCACATCAAGCACAAAGTCGAGGAGAAGCAGAGGGAAGCGGAGGCCAACGCCGAAGGGTGTGGCTCCAGGAAGTCTGAGAGAAGCTGCAAGGGGGCGCTGTACAAGACCCTGGTGTCGGAAGGGATGCTGACCTCACTGAGGGCCAACGTGGACAGAG gcaAAAGAGGCTCTTTTCGAAGTGGATCTGATGAAGGGGGCTGGACTGACGAGACCTGGGCTTTCTCACAGATGGGACCCACTAATCCCAAGAAGCTAAAGAAGTCAAAATCCAAAGACGAGACGGCGCCAGG TTTGGGGAAACTGGAGGAGGAGTTTGAGAAGAAGTTCAACAGCCTGCCGCAGTACAGCCCTCTGACATTCGACAAGAAAAGCACCACCGTCACCAAGAAGAAAAAAACAGACGTTAGCAGCGCACCGGAGGAACAACCCCCAAAACCTGCCAAGG GTCCATCTCCATCTCAGAAAAAGACTTTATTCCACAAGATTGTTAGCAAGTACAAGCAGAAAAAGGAGAAACCCAATACTGTGGACAAAG ACATAGCGATGCATAGTGACTCTCCTATGTCAGACTCGGCTGCCAAGGCCAAGCAGACCCCCGCCCCATGTGCCACCGCCACGCTTTCCCCAGAGGCCATGGGAACTAGCGCTAGCATGCCGGTGGGCAGCCAGAAGAGGAAGGCTAGGAAGAGCAAAATAACCCACCTGGTGCGCTCGGCCGACGGCAGGGTGTCCCCAGCAGAGG AGGACAAAGTCAGGGACCTGACCCCGGAGCAGGACGACAAGCCATTACCCCGAGAGACTTTATGCAACGAAACAGGGTGCTACAGTGCACCCAAGCAGGAGGAAGCAGATAGGAGCAGTGCACCCGAAGTCCTGCCCGCATTCTTTAGCCTGTCTGCCCTTGCTGAGGTGGCAGCCATGGAGAACATTCACAG AGGCCAGCGTGTGATTGGCGACAGCCAGAAGGAAATGGCCCAGACCCCTGTCCTCATCTCCTGCGCTGACCAATGA
- the LOC115148658 gene encoding HMG box transcription factor BBX isoform X2, whose amino-acid sequence MKGGGRGKEPPVEVEVSGKRPKRKCLQWHPLLSKKALDFSEEEEEEDEEELEKPLLVRESRGPEVACGGPMEVEEDSSEQRARRPMNAFLLFCKRHRSLVRQEHPRLDNRGATKILADWWAVLEPKEKQKYTDMAKEYKDAFMKANPGYKWCPTTNKPVKSPCHTVSNARKKVWSFPSNSPKGCATAKKVPKTDSTPQLNFAMADPTKMGGLSMLLLAGEHALTAREISSSSSKSGATDVTKHPENSSLFQLAEISSSTLQPSLTDTAGEGKPLSRGDQAETWSGTSQQGKSDVPKINVKSPLFQLAEISSDSSQSTAPEGKQCSQSALFQLAEMCLASEAGKMEAQDDTCAPHIKTETVVKEDTGGNIPDFPLSSLPSSSASSSASSSSTPTNASPPPLSGQAASVKKKKKKKEATAREPPKAVDKDKIPRPGSPKKTLKKRPSSESELESLLYTIEAVAKGAWGDAEEDIPKKKASTAVVSIPREPSSPKKKSKAKRLLKAKEEAEMDEDKEDGRCKELPSTVEAVANLASPKTEAEEGSIGSTPDPLGSTEKHTAPPSPPHIKHKVEEKQREAEANAEGCGSRKSERSCKGALYKTLVSEGMLTSLRANVDRGKRGSFRSGSDEGGWTDETWAFSQMGPTNPKKLKKSKSKDETAPGLGKLEEEFEKKFNSLPQYSPLTFDKKSTTVTKKKKTDVSSAPEEQPPKPAKGPSPSQKKTLFHKIVSKYKQKKEKPNTVDKDIAMHSDSPMSDSAAKAKQTPAPCATATLSPEAMGTSASMPVGSQKRKARKSKITHLVRSADGRVSPAEEDKVRDLTPEQDDKPLPRETLCNETGCYSAPKQEEADRSSAPEVLPAFFSLSALAEVAAMENIHRGQRVIGDSQKEMAQTPVLISCADQ is encoded by the exons ATGAAAGGTGGAGGAAGGGGTAAGGAGCCTcctgtggaggtggaggtgagcGGCAAGCGGCCCAAGCGCAAGTGTCTACAATGGCACCCGCTACTCTCCAAGAAGGCCCTGGACTTCtcggaggaagaagaggaggaggacgaagaagaacTGGAGAAG CCATTGCTGGTCAGGGAGAGCCGAGGGCCGGAGGTGGCATGCGGGGGGcccatggaggtggaggaggactCTTCAGAGCAGCGGGCCCGCCGGCCCATGAACGCCTTCCTGCTTTTCTGCAAGCGCCACCGTTCACTGGTGAGGCAGGAGCACCCTCGGCTGGACAACCGCGGTGCCACCAAGATCCTGGCTGACTGGTGGGCTGTGCTAGAGCCCAAAGAGAAACAGAAGTACACAGACATGGCCAAGGAG TATAAGGATGCCTTCATGAAGGCTAACCCAGGCTACAAGTGGTGCCCCACCACCAACAAGCCAGTCAAGAGCCCCTGCCACACTGTCAGCAACGCACGCAAAAAAGTGTGGTCTTTCCCTTCCAACTCCCCTAAGGGCTGTGCCACTGCCAAGAAAGTGCCCAAGACTGACAGCACACCACAGCTTAATTTCGCCATGGCAG ATCCCACAAAGATGGGTGGCCTAAGCATGCTACTGTTGGCTGGGGAGCATGCCCTTACTGCCAGAGAG ATTTCCTCCAGTTCTTCAAAGTCTGGAGCCACAGATGTCACTAAGCACCCTGAGAACTCCTCCCTATTCCAACTTGCTGAG ATCTCCTCCAGCACGCTTCAGCCCAGTTTAACAGACACAGCTGGCGAGGGGAAGCCCTTGAGTCGGGGGGACCAGGCAGAA ACGTGGTCTGGCACCTCACAGCAGGGAAAGTCTGACGTACCCAAGATCAACGTCAAGTCCCCTCTTTTTCAACTGGCAGAG ATCTCCTCTGATTCAAGCCAGTCGACTGCACCGGAGGGAAAGCAGTGTAGCCAGTCAGCTCTCTTCCAGCTCGctgag ATGTGCTTGGCCTCTGAGGCAGGGAAGATGGAGGCACAGGACGATACCTGTGCCCCACACATCAAAACTGAGACGGTGGTCAAGGAGGACACTGGGGGCAACATCCCCGattttcctctttcctctctcccgtCTTCCTCCGCTTCTTCCTCCGCTTCTTCCTCCTCCACGCCCACCAACGCCAGTCCCCCACCGCTCAGCGGCCAAGCGGCCAGCgtcaaaaagaagaagaagaagaaagaagcTACTGCCAGGGAGCCACCCAAAGCGGTGGACAAAGACAAGATCCCTCGTCCGGGTTCGCCCAAAAAGACCCTCAAAAAGCGACCATCGTCTGAGTCTGAGTTGGAGAGCCTCCTCTACACTATCGAGGCCGTGGCTAAAGGGGCCTGGGGCGACGCCGAGGAGGATATACCCAAGAAGAAGGCCAGCACCGCCGTCGTTTCCATTCCGAGAGAGCCCAGCTCACCCAAAAAGAAGTCCAAAGCCAAGAGGCTCCTGAAGGCTAAGGAAGAGGCCGAGATGGATGAGGACAAAGAGGATGGAAGGTGCAAAGAGCTGCCATCGACAGTGGAGGCGGTAGCGAATCTAGCAAGCCCCAAGACAGAGGCTGAGGAGGGCAGCATCGGCAGCACCCCGGACCCCCTGGGCAGCACGGAGAAGCACACCGCCCCTCCCAGCCCCCCGCACATCAAGCACAAAGTCGAGGAGAAGCAGAGGGAAGCGGAGGCCAACGCCGAAGGGTGTGGCTCCAGGAAGTCTGAGAGAAGCTGCAAGGGGGCGCTGTACAAGACCCTGGTGTCGGAAGGGATGCTGACCTCACTGAGGGCCAACGTGGACAGAG gcaAAAGAGGCTCTTTTCGAAGTGGATCTGATGAAGGGGGCTGGACTGACGAGACCTGGGCTTTCTCACAGATGGGACCCACTAATCCCAAGAAGCTAAAGAAGTCAAAATCCAAAGACGAGACGGCGCCAGG TTTGGGGAAACTGGAGGAGGAGTTTGAGAAGAAGTTCAACAGCCTGCCGCAGTACAGCCCTCTGACATTCGACAAGAAAAGCACCACCGTCACCAAGAAGAAAAAAACAGACGTTAGCAGCGCACCGGAGGAACAACCCCCAAAACCTGCCAAGG GTCCATCTCCATCTCAGAAAAAGACTTTATTCCACAAGATTGTTAGCAAGTACAAGCAGAAAAAGGAGAAACCCAATACTGTGGACAAAG ACATAGCGATGCATAGTGACTCTCCTATGTCAGACTCGGCTGCCAAGGCCAAGCAGACCCCCGCCCCATGTGCCACCGCCACGCTTTCCCCAGAGGCCATGGGAACTAGCGCTAGCATGCCGGTGGGCAGCCAGAAGAGGAAGGCTAGGAAGAGCAAAATAACCCACCTGGTGCGCTCGGCCGACGGCAGGGTGTCCCCAGCAGAGG AGGACAAAGTCAGGGACCTGACCCCGGAGCAGGACGACAAGCCATTACCCCGAGAGACTTTATGCAACGAAACAGGGTGCTACAGTGCACCCAAGCAGGAGGAAGCAGATAGGAGCAGTGCACCCGAAGTCCTGCCCGCATTCTTTAGCCTGTCTGCCCTTGCTGAGGTGGCAGCCATGGAGAACATTCACAG AGGCCAGCGTGTGATTGGCGACAGCCAGAAGGAAATGGCCCAGACCCCTGTCCTCATCTCCTGCGCTGACCAATGA
- the LOC115148658 gene encoding HMG box transcription factor BBX isoform X3, giving the protein MKGGGRGKEPPVEVEVSGKRPKRKCLQWHPLLSKKALDFSEEEEEEDEEELEKPLLVRESRGPEVACGGPMEVEEDSSEQRARRPMNAFLLFCKRHRSLVRQEHPRLDNRGATKILADWWAVLEPKEKQKYTDMAKEYKDAFMKANPGYKWCPTTNKPVKSPCHTVSNARKKVWSFPSNSPKGCATAKKVPKTDSTPQLNFAMADPTKMGGLSMLLLAGEHALTAREISSSSSKSGATDVTKHPENSSLFQLAEISSSTLQPSLTDTAGEGKPLSRGDQAETWSGTSQQGKSDVPKINVKSPLFQLAEQISSDSSQSTAPEGKQCSQSALFQLAEMCLASEAGKMEAQDDTCAPHIKTETVVKEDTGGNIPDFPLSSLPSSSASSSASSSSTPTNASPPPLSGQAASVKKKKKKKEATAREPPKAVDKDKIPRPGSPKKTLKKRPSSESELESLLYTIEAVAKGAWGDAEEDIPKKKASTAVVSIPREPSSPKKKSKAKRLLKAKEEAEMDEDKEDGRCKELPSTVEAVANLASPKTEAEEGSIGSTPDPLGSTEKHTAPPSPPHIKHKVEEKQREAEANAEGCGSRKSERSCKGALYKTLVSEGMLTSLRANVDRGKRGSFRSGSDEGGWTDETWAFSQMGPTNPKKLKKSKSKDETAPGLGKLEEEFEKKFNSLPQYSPLTFDKKSTTVTKKKKTDVSSAPEEQPPKPAKGPSPSQKKTLFHKIVSKYKQKKEKPNTVDKDIAMHSDSPMSDSAAKAKQTPAPCATATLSPEAMGTSASMPVGSQKRKARKSKITHLVRSADGRVSPAEEDKVRDLTPEQDDKPLPRETLCNETGCYSAPKQEEADRSSAPEVLPAFFSLSALAEVAAMENIHR; this is encoded by the exons ATGAAAGGTGGAGGAAGGGGTAAGGAGCCTcctgtggaggtggaggtgagcGGCAAGCGGCCCAAGCGCAAGTGTCTACAATGGCACCCGCTACTCTCCAAGAAGGCCCTGGACTTCtcggaggaagaagaggaggaggacgaagaagaacTGGAGAAG CCATTGCTGGTCAGGGAGAGCCGAGGGCCGGAGGTGGCATGCGGGGGGcccatggaggtggaggaggactCTTCAGAGCAGCGGGCCCGCCGGCCCATGAACGCCTTCCTGCTTTTCTGCAAGCGCCACCGTTCACTGGTGAGGCAGGAGCACCCTCGGCTGGACAACCGCGGTGCCACCAAGATCCTGGCTGACTGGTGGGCTGTGCTAGAGCCCAAAGAGAAACAGAAGTACACAGACATGGCCAAGGAG TATAAGGATGCCTTCATGAAGGCTAACCCAGGCTACAAGTGGTGCCCCACCACCAACAAGCCAGTCAAGAGCCCCTGCCACACTGTCAGCAACGCACGCAAAAAAGTGTGGTCTTTCCCTTCCAACTCCCCTAAGGGCTGTGCCACTGCCAAGAAAGTGCCCAAGACTGACAGCACACCACAGCTTAATTTCGCCATGGCAG ATCCCACAAAGATGGGTGGCCTAAGCATGCTACTGTTGGCTGGGGAGCATGCCCTTACTGCCAGAGAG ATTTCCTCCAGTTCTTCAAAGTCTGGAGCCACAGATGTCACTAAGCACCCTGAGAACTCCTCCCTATTCCAACTTGCTGAG ATCTCCTCCAGCACGCTTCAGCCCAGTTTAACAGACACAGCTGGCGAGGGGAAGCCCTTGAGTCGGGGGGACCAGGCAGAA ACGTGGTCTGGCACCTCACAGCAGGGAAAGTCTGACGTACCCAAGATCAACGTCAAGTCCCCTCTTTTTCAACTGGCAGAG CAGATCTCCTCTGATTCAAGCCAGTCGACTGCACCGGAGGGAAAGCAGTGTAGCCAGTCAGCTCTCTTCCAGCTCGctgag ATGTGCTTGGCCTCTGAGGCAGGGAAGATGGAGGCACAGGACGATACCTGTGCCCCACACATCAAAACTGAGACGGTGGTCAAGGAGGACACTGGGGGCAACATCCCCGattttcctctttcctctctcccgtCTTCCTCCGCTTCTTCCTCCGCTTCTTCCTCCTCCACGCCCACCAACGCCAGTCCCCCACCGCTCAGCGGCCAAGCGGCCAGCgtcaaaaagaagaagaagaagaaagaagcTACTGCCAGGGAGCCACCCAAAGCGGTGGACAAAGACAAGATCCCTCGTCCGGGTTCGCCCAAAAAGACCCTCAAAAAGCGACCATCGTCTGAGTCTGAGTTGGAGAGCCTCCTCTACACTATCGAGGCCGTGGCTAAAGGGGCCTGGGGCGACGCCGAGGAGGATATACCCAAGAAGAAGGCCAGCACCGCCGTCGTTTCCATTCCGAGAGAGCCCAGCTCACCCAAAAAGAAGTCCAAAGCCAAGAGGCTCCTGAAGGCTAAGGAAGAGGCCGAGATGGATGAGGACAAAGAGGATGGAAGGTGCAAAGAGCTGCCATCGACAGTGGAGGCGGTAGCGAATCTAGCAAGCCCCAAGACAGAGGCTGAGGAGGGCAGCATCGGCAGCACCCCGGACCCCCTGGGCAGCACGGAGAAGCACACCGCCCCTCCCAGCCCCCCGCACATCAAGCACAAAGTCGAGGAGAAGCAGAGGGAAGCGGAGGCCAACGCCGAAGGGTGTGGCTCCAGGAAGTCTGAGAGAAGCTGCAAGGGGGCGCTGTACAAGACCCTGGTGTCGGAAGGGATGCTGACCTCACTGAGGGCCAACGTGGACAGAG gcaAAAGAGGCTCTTTTCGAAGTGGATCTGATGAAGGGGGCTGGACTGACGAGACCTGGGCTTTCTCACAGATGGGACCCACTAATCCCAAGAAGCTAAAGAAGTCAAAATCCAAAGACGAGACGGCGCCAGG TTTGGGGAAACTGGAGGAGGAGTTTGAGAAGAAGTTCAACAGCCTGCCGCAGTACAGCCCTCTGACATTCGACAAGAAAAGCACCACCGTCACCAAGAAGAAAAAAACAGACGTTAGCAGCGCACCGGAGGAACAACCCCCAAAACCTGCCAAGG GTCCATCTCCATCTCAGAAAAAGACTTTATTCCACAAGATTGTTAGCAAGTACAAGCAGAAAAAGGAGAAACCCAATACTGTGGACAAAG ACATAGCGATGCATAGTGACTCTCCTATGTCAGACTCGGCTGCCAAGGCCAAGCAGACCCCCGCCCCATGTGCCACCGCCACGCTTTCCCCAGAGGCCATGGGAACTAGCGCTAGCATGCCGGTGGGCAGCCAGAAGAGGAAGGCTAGGAAGAGCAAAATAACCCACCTGGTGCGCTCGGCCGACGGCAGGGTGTCCCCAGCAGAGG AGGACAAAGTCAGGGACCTGACCCCGGAGCAGGACGACAAGCCATTACCCCGAGAGACTTTATGCAACGAAACAGGGTGCTACAGTGCACCCAAGCAGGAGGAAGCAGATAGGAGCAGTGCACCCGAAGTCCTGCCCGCATTCTTTAGCCTGTCTGCCCTTGCTGAGGTGGCAGCCATGGAGAACATTCACAG ATAA